The proteins below are encoded in one region of Brassica napus cultivar Da-Ae chromosome A6, Da-Ae, whole genome shotgun sequence:
- the LOC106346331 gene encoding protein STRICTOSIDINE SYNTHASE-LIKE 3, which translates to MATTVFSKLSKIFLLFAVYCALDPFKHSSISKYPDFQTHKIDMPPLASLPKERDHENLLQNSEIRFVNEVQGPESIAFDPLGRGPYTGVADGRILFWDGTRWTDFAYTSNNRSELCDTKSSLLAYLKNEHICGRPLGLRFHKRTGDLYIADAYFGIMKVGPEGGLATSLTTEADGVPLRFTNDLDVDEEGNVYFTDSSSVFQRRNFMHLIVSGEDTGRVLKYNPETKETTTLLRNLQFPNGLSLGRDGSFFIFCEGSIGRLRKYWLKGEKAGTSEVVALLHGFPDNIRTNKDGDFWVAVHCHRNIFTHVMAHHPNVRKFFLKLPITVKFQYLLQVGGWPHAVAVKYSEDGKVLKVLEDKQGKVVKAVSEIEEKDGKLWMGSVLMSFIAVYDLP; encoded by the exons ATGGCGACCACGGTCTTCTCCAAGCTCTCGAAGATCTTCCTCCTCTTCGCCGTCTACTGCGCTCTCGACCCCTTCAAACACAGCTCAATCTCCAAGTACCCGGACTTCCAGACTCACAAGATCGACATGCCGCCGTTAGCGTCTCTCCCCAAGGAGAGAGACCACGAGAATCTGCTCCAGAACTCCGAGATCAGATTCGTAAACGAGGTTCAGGGTCCCGAGAGCATTGCTTTCGATCCGCTTGGTCGTGGTCCCTACACCGGCGTCGCCGACGGTCGTATCCTCTTTTGGGATGGCACTCGCTGGACTGATTTTGCTTACACGTCGAACAATCG GTCAGAACTGTGTGATACAAAGTCTTCACTGTTGGCTTACTTGAAGAATGAACATATCTGTGGACGGCCTTTGGGTCTTCGGTTCCACAAGCGAACTGGAGATTTGTACATTGCGGATGCTTATTTTGGGATAATGAAAGTCGGTCCTGAAGGAGGTTTGGCTACTTCACTTACAACCGAGGCGGACGGAGTGCCTTTGAGATTTACTAATGATCTTGACGTTGATGAGGAAGGAAATGTCTACTTTACGGACAGCAGCTCTGTTTTCCAACGAAG GAACTTCATGCACTTGATTGTTTCCGGGGAAGACACCGGGAGAGTGTTGAAATACAATCCAGAAACAAAGGAGACTACTACTCTCTTGAGAAATCTCCAGTTCCCTAATGGCTTATCACTTGGCAGAGATGGTTCCTTTTTCATATTCTGTGAAGGATCAATTGGAAG ACTAAGGAAATACTGGTTGAAAGGGGAAAAAGCAGGAACATCAGAAGTGGTAGCTCTATTACATGGGTTCCCGGACAACATCCGAACAAACAAAGACGGAGATTTCTGGGTGGCGGTCCACTGCCACCGCAACATATTCACGCACGTTATGGCGCATCACCCAAACGTAAGGAAGTTCTTTCTGAAGCTGCCAATAACAGTGAAGTTCCAGTACTTGCTTCAGGTAGGTGGTTGGCCCCATGCTGTAGCCGTGAAGTACAGTGAAGACGGGAAAGTGCTGAAAGTGTTGGAGGACAAGCAAGGGAAAGTGGTGAAGGCAGTTAGTGAAATAGAGGAGAAAGATGGGAAGCTTTGGATGGGAAGTGTATTGATGTCTTTCATTGCAGTATATGACTTGccttag
- the LOC106346332 gene encoding succinate dehydrogenase subunit 6, mitochondrial-like, with translation MGDSRSFADGFKGFWEERLSFLENYTRFTKRDAPLPSWSSSDVEEFIASDPVHGPTLKTAREAATFGVAGAALGALSTAAFAWKYSRSPHGAALSFLGGGVFGWTFGQEVANHTLQLYKLDTMAAQVKFMEWWERKTQ, from the exons ATGGGAGATTCGAGGTCGTTTGCGGATGGATTCAAGGGGTTCTGGGAGGAGAGGTTGTCGTTCCTGGAGAATTACACGAGGTTCACCAAACGCGATGCGCCTCTTCCTTCTTGGTCTTCCTCCGACGTCGAGGAGTTTATAGCTTCCGATCCCGTTCATGGACCCACC CTGAAAACAGCTAGGGAAGCTGCGACTTTTGGTGTTGCTGGAGCTGCACTTGGAGCTCTATCTACTGCCGCTTTTGCCTGGAAATACTCTAGGAGTCCGCATG GTGCTGCATTGTCCTTCTTAGGAGGAGGTGTTTTTGGTTGGACCTTTGGGCAAGAAGTTGCGAACCACACCTTGCAGCTCTATAAGTTGGACACAATGGCTGCTCAAGTTAAGTTCATGGAATGGTGGGAGCGCAAGACTCAATGA